In Fusarium oxysporum Fo47 chromosome XI, complete sequence, the following are encoded in one genomic region:
- a CDS encoding uncharacterized protein (domain of unknown function-domain containing protein) produces MSRSSLDDLESHESRDRLLKNGDDHFNDSRDWETHIEQSSKQRVPNYMSAIAFTSILLNLLLIISSLCLWARTRSPLPPWPNILYSPAQSAVEYEIVTFNSDFPEDHSGTTDFYGASPEAEEAWRNLMKPYLVRIPGQEASRLSRPTSQISRDPDYYITSLDVYHQLHCLNDIRKMVRDFNSTEGGLGRLQTMHKFHCIDSIRQSLMCNADLSLIHWYWAPQVGKNFPNATTTHICRKWSLIEEWAMGHRLDQDDYDPRTHIE; encoded by the exons ATGTCACGGTCTTCCCTGGATGACCTGGAGAGTCATGAGTCTCGTGATCGACTGTTGAAGAATGGCGATGACCATTTCAATGACTCGAGAGACTGGGAAACACACATTGAGCAATCATCCAAGCAGCGGGTGCCCAACTACATGTCTGCCATTGCATTTACATCTATCTTACTTAACCTTCTTttgatcatctcatctctttgCCTGTGGGCGAGAACAAGATCACCCTTACCTCCCTGGCCTAATATTCTCTATT CTCCGGCCCAGAGTGCAGTCGAGTACGAAATAGTCACTTTCAATTCAGATTTCCCTGAAGACCA CTCGGGAACAACAGACTTCTATGGCGCATCTccagaagcagaagaggcaTGGAGAAATCTGATGAAGCCTTATCTGGTCAGGATACCTGGCCAAGAAGCATCACGATTATCCCGTCCTACGTCGCAGATCTCTAGAGATCCAGACTACTACATTACCAGTCTTGATGTATACCACCAACTGCACTGCCTTAATGACATTCGGAAGATGGTGAGGGACTTCAACTCGACAGAAGGAGGTCTGGGCAGATTACAAACCATGCACAAGTTTCACTGCATTGACTCTATTAGACAAAGTCTTATGTGCAATGCTGACTTGAGTTTGATACATTGGTATTGGGCACCGCAAGTCGGGAAGAACTTTCCAAATGCAACTACGACACATATTTGTCGGAAGTGGTCATTAATTGAAGAGTGGGCGATGGGCCACAGGCTTGACCAAGATGACTATGATCCAAGGACGCATATTGAGTAA
- a CDS encoding amino acid permease-domain-containing protein, whose translation MSLDMASPAADNEKHLGSQNQDEQNLERHGYVQQTKRNFSLTAMVATCVNLMATWEALSSTLAAGLVSGGPVSLVYGVIVAFIGSLCSASSLAELASSYPTAGGQYHFVAKLSPKTSRPLTSWFAGYISTLGWIASAGSAPFLAGTQIQGLLVLNYPDSYVFQRWHGTLLFWAVLLGSACICIFCSNKLPLIEKLTLVLHVTFFIAIIVTMAVTSPTKHSAEWVFSHFENNSGWGNNAVAWSIGLLSSCYVLIGYDGATHLSEEMNNAEMGVPRAMVGCLLVNGPLGFAFLLIILFFMGDISAALATPTGFPIIEIFLHMTGSVAAATTMTAMITVMACLSTVPLLTAAARIMWAFARDGGLPFAERIASVDKRRQIPTVSIVVVSFLLMLLSLINIGSTTAFNAILSLAVVSLQASYLLPILLLIWRRLFRPDTLRWGPWRLGRAGLPINVIAVIYLMYTCIFLLFPPFQPITPVNMNYAPVVLGGALVFGCFYWPLRVSKRLFIWTAPGAVLLLSRQIDKGWQLYMDQSTASSASIRRRQKLRIKWSTKYEIDYGIHSFAGPSSGHSSGIGDSPSSPSDTDNALVLYSPQEESFKLLTHYFASACQVLSSFDSPNNPYRSDLLEFIRNSPIVFNSALSASAAHLSQQEQETSLIPLTFQTEAISHISRELAEIHVTQHRLAPLRISTASTIKDDLMLGITLIGMTSSWHDPSSLGLCHFHGARQVFSIWMNQFDLTDLQLPSHRIQRLIASSMVYWEVMASCLIDQEVGALSYLDVFSALPPTTFCYPCPWTGVGTKILIHLAKCMTIVRQRRRLVSCNHSMGGDIDVSNRILDLLTQAFTLSLDIDQCQIPTPAEIQNTGDYRTPSDHLCKIAKCYQLVARLELDRAFPELTQCLEDVQNQDAIFSQHILELAVKILEIMNTIPEDSRTIAIQTIVFLTAGSALGSSSNADANIKELVADWRRFVLERLHRSFLSLKLQTINRAATVLQGVWARMDSAAMEEPDSTSCKKSPILRVHWIDVMTEAGLETILG comes from the exons ATGTCTCTCGATATGGCATCTCCTGCAGCTGACAATGAGAAGCATCTTGGTTCGCAGAACCAGGATGAACAGAACTTGGAGCGCCATGGCTATGTTCAGCAGACGAAG CGCAACTTCTCTCTTACTGCCATGGTTGCGACATGCGTCAACCTGATGGCAACATGGGAAGCATTATCTAG TACACTCGCTGCTGGGCTCGTAAGCGGAGGGCCAGTATCCCTTGTTTACGGCGTCATCGTGGCATTTATCGGATCACTCTGTTCTGCCAGTTCCTTGGCTGAACTGGCATCAAG TTACCCTACCGCCGGTGGACAATATCACTTCgtcgccaagcttagcccCAAAACGAGTCGACCCCTGACGAGCTGGTTTGCTGGATATATCTC AACATTAGGTTGGATAGCCTCCGCTGGCAGTGCCCCCTTTCTCGCCGGAACACAGATCCAAggcctcctcgtcctcaacTATCCCGATTCCTACGTCTTCCAAAGATGGCATGGCACGCTGCTCTTCTGGGCCGTCCTTCTGGGCTCCGCTTGCATTTGTATCTTCTGCAGTAACAAGCTGCCACTCATCGAGAAGCTGACCCTCGTGCTACACGTCACCTTCTTCATCGCAATCATAGTCACCATGGCCGTGACATCACCAACCAAGCACTCGGCCGAATGGGTCTTTTCCCACTTCGAGAACAACTCTGGATGGGGTAACAACGCGGTGGCTTGGAGTATAGGACTTCTCAGCTCTTGCTATGTTCTTATCGGCTATGATGGCGCCACCCATCTTAGTGAGGAGATGAACAATGCCGAGATGGGTGTACCCAGGGCTATGGTTGGTTGTCTCTTGGTCAACGGTCCTTTGGGCTTTGCCTTCCTCCTTAtaattctcttcttcatgggAGATATTTCGGCGGCTTTGGCTACACCTACAGGGTTCCCTATCATTGAGATTTTCCTTCACATGACCGGCAGCGTTGCGGCTGCTACTACCATGACTGCTATGATTACTGTTATGGCATGCTTGTCGACGGTTCCTCTCCTCACAGCGGCGGCTCGCATCATGTGGGCGTTTGCTAGAGATGGAG GTCTCCCCTTTGCTGAGCGTATTGCAAGCGTTGACAAACGTCGACAAATCCCCACCGTATCCATTGTCGTTGTCAGCTTCCTGCTTATGCTGCTGAgtctcatcaacattggTTCTACGACAGCCTTCAATGCTATCCTATCCCTTGCTGTAGTTAGTCTACAGGCCTCATACCTCCTTCCAATCCTTCTGTTGATCTGGCGGCGCTTATTCCGCCCAGATACTTTGCGCTGGGGTCCTTGGAGACTCGGCAGAGCAGGCTTACCTATCAACGTCATTGCCGTTATTTATCTCATGTATACCtgcatcttccttcttttccctCCTTTTCAGCCAATCACTCCGGTGAACATGAATTATGCACCTGTTGTATTGGGTGGTGCTCTGGTGTTTGGCTGCTTCTATTGGCCTCTGAGGGTTAGCAAGCG ACTCTTCATCTGGACTGCCCCTGGTGCTGTTTTACTGTTATCTCGCCAAATTGACAAG GGTTGGCAGCTCTACATGGATCAGTCTACTGCTTCTTCGGCATCGATCCGAAGGCGACAGAAATTGAGGA TAAAATGGTCGACCAAATACGAGATTGACTATGGAATCCATTCGTTTGCTGGCCCCAGCTCAGGGCACTCGTCTGGCATTGGCGACtcaccatcttctccatctgaCACCGACAATGCCCTTGTATTGTACTCCCCGCAGGAGGAGTCCTTCAAGCTTTTAACACACTACTTCGCATCAGCATGCCAGGTTCTGTCATCTTTTGACTCACCTAACAACCCTTATCGTTCGGATCTGCTAGAATTTATACGGAACTCCCCCATTGTGTTCAATAGTGCCTTGAGTGCATCGGCGGCCCATCTAAgccagcaagaacaagaaacaTCTTTGATACCCTTGACTTTCCAGACGGAAGCTATTTCACATATATCGAGGGAGCTCGCCGAAATACATGTTACCCAACACAGATTGGCTCCTCTTCGCATCTCAACGGCGTCAACGATAAAAGATGACTTGATGTTGGGTATCACTCTCATTGGCATGACCTCT AGCTGGCACGATCCTTCTTCACTTGGCCTGTGCCATTTTCATGGTGCTCGACAAGTATTCAGCATTTGGATGAACCAATTCGACCTCACGGACCTTCAGTTGCCGTCTCACCGCATCCAACGCTTAATAGCTTCATCAATGGTCTATTGGGAAGTTATGGCCTCTTGCTTGATTGATCAAGAGGTTGGCGCACTTTCATACCTTGACGTGTTCTCCGCTCTACCACCTACGACCTTTTGTTATCCGTGTCCATGGACCGGAGTCGGCACAAAGATTTTGATCCACCTCGCCAAATGCATGACAATAGTAAGGCAGAGACGACGTCTGGTTTCATGCAATCATTCAATGGGGGGTGATATAGATGTATCAAATCGCATCCTCGATCTACTCACTCAAGCTTTCACTCTAAGTCTGGACATAGACCAATGTCAAATACCAACTCCTGCAGAGATACAGAATACTGGCGACTACAGGACTCCATCAGATCATCTCTGTAAGATAGCTAAGTGCTATCAACTGGTTGCTCGTCTTGAGCTTGACCGGGCATTCCCCGAACTCACACAATGCCTAGAGGATGTTCAAAATCAAGATGCAATATTCTCACAGCATATCTTAGAGCTTGCAGTGAAGATACTAGAAATCATGAACACTATTCCGGAGGATTCCCGAACTATTGCCATTCAGACCATCGTATTCCTAACAGCGGGAAGTGCACTTGGATCTAGTTCAAATGCAGACGCCAATATCAAAGAGTTAGTCGCAGACTGGAGGAGATTTGTACTTGAGAGACTGCACAGATCATTCTTGTCTCTCAAACTTCAGACGATTAATAGGGCAGCTACTGTGCTTCAGGGCGTCTGGGCACGGATGGACTCAGCGGCCATGGAGGAGCCTGATTCCACATCCTGTAAAAAGAGTCCAATTTTGCGCGTGCACTGGATTGATGTTATGACAGAAGCTGGACTAGAGACTATTCTAGGATAG
- a CDS encoding molybdenum cofactor biosynthesis protein F, producing the protein MVPSATSEIADFVPVAKWPTLQEMADGFREHLMPASNKLQGKYFEHTYDNGWKISHDFGADSVTWKILEGEGTGLTAPAKYEAFEVRPDVFFVDFFKPDYNEVVSLIVDTVTGQAIAGVSGFKDENGERRTFTSFINAVAFGGKPVEPFPATDELIGKHVLYRYTPRDAYEHVYLNKGTMAWHCLSGTERGIADAEKCQMLKLRDNLYMLFWTETVMPVESIVVVDLEKMRSTGRFYCWDPKPKEAVHVRFGSYATVLAETSPLETLRKVSQNKF; encoded by the coding sequence ATGGTTCCATCAGCTACTTCAGAGATCGCAGACTTTGTCCCGGTGGCTAAATGGCCAACCCTCCAGGAAATGGCCGATGGCTTCAGGGAGCATCTTATGCCAGCATCCAACAAGCTGCAGGGCAAATACTTTGAACATACCTATGACAATGGTTGGAAGATCTCTCATGACTTTGGTGCGGATAGCGTCACGTGGAAGATCCTCGAGGGAGAAGGAACAGGCCTTACTGCACCAGCCAAGTACGAGGCTTTCGAAGTGCGACCAGATGTATTCTTcgtcgacttcttcaagcctGACTACAATGAAGTCGTCAGCTTGATCGTCGATACCGTCACTGGACAAGCTATTGCTGGTGTCTCAGGCTTCAAGGACGAGAATGGTGAACGCAGAACATTTACCTCTTTCATCAACGCAGTCGCGTTCGGAGGGAAGCCTGTTGAACCATTCCCAGCCACTGATGAACTCATTGGAAAGCACGTTCTGTACCGATACACTCCCCGAGATGCTTATGAGCATGTTTATCTCAACAAGGGTACTATGGCCTGGCATTGTCTCAGCGGCACAGAGAGGGGTATCGCAGATGCTGAGAAGTGCCAGATGCTCAAGCTGCGAGACAACTTGTACATGCTGTTCTGGACCGAAACAGTTATGCCTGTGGAATCAATTGTCGTTGTGGacctggagaagatgaggtcTACTGGGCGTTTCTACTGCTGGGATCCAAAGCCAAAGGAGGCTGTGCACGTGCGATTTGGTTCTTATGCTACTGTTCTGGCAGAGACGTCGCCACTAGAGACGCTGCGAAAGGTTTCGCAGAACAAGTTTTAG